Genomic segment of bacterium:
GCCGCGTCTTCGGCGTCAGCTTCGCGTTAGGATGGAGTTGCACCTGAGATCTCCCTTCGGTGGAGGTGGTTGGTCTGCAACCCCATTTCCTCCGAAGGAATCTCAGGTGTCAACAAGCCCTTTGGGCCCCAGAACTAGTCGTCGCGCGCGGGCGGTCGAGCAACCCGGTTCGCTCTGCGTCGCCTGACAGCAGGATGCGACGAAGGCGCGCGGTCGTCGCCCTACCTCATGGAAAGTAGAGGAAGACCAGCTCGCCCGTGCAGACCGGGCGCTTCGTGCCCTCGACCTCGAAGCGGACGTCGAGCGCGAGCCGCATGGTTCCGCCCTTCATGGGGCGAACGTTCTTCACCGTCGCTCCGAGGCGCAGCCGGCTCCCGACCTTGACGGGCTCGCGCAGTCGGACCTTGTCGAGGCCGATGTTCACGATCTGGGACCGCTTCGCGACCTCGACGATCTCCGGTAGCAGGGCCGGGGCGAGGGCGAGGGTCATGTAGCCATGGGCGACGGTCGCACCGAAGGGCGACTCGGCTTCGGCGCGCTCCGGATCGACGTGGATCCACTGGTGGTCCCCGGTCGCCTGCGCGAAGGCGTCGATCTTCGTCTGATCGATCTCGTGCCAGTCGGTGACACCGAGATCGGTTCCCTCGTATTCGGGGAGGGACGCGACGTCCGGGATGATGAGCGGTTCGGCCATGGTCGGCCTTATACTTGCCCAGTCCGTCGAGGCCCCGCAAACCGGAAGCGCCGACGAGTGCGCAGATCGTCCGACGCGGGCGGCGCGGCCATCCGATTCGGGGCCGGGCAGCGACGGTTCGAGGACCCACGAGAGGACCCACGATAGGAGGGCGCGCGATGTCGACCGAGGAATCCGGCAGCGAGACGACGGAGGCGGGCAAGCGGCGCCCCTGGGTGATGATCGCGGTGGGCGTCTCCCTCGTGATCGGCTGGGCCACGAGCGGGGACCTGATCTACCACTCGCTGATCGGGCTCGACTCGAGCTTCTTCCCAGCCGGCGAGTGGATCCAATCGACCCTCGCTCCGGGCGCGACCAAAGCGGTCGGAGGCATCGTCCTCGGCGTCGTGATCCTGCTGCTCCTCGGCGGCTTCTTCTTCGTCCTGTCCCGCCGCGAGGCGCCGACCCGTCCGGACGGGCGCCGCGCCTTCCTCGCGGGCTCCGCCGCGGGGGCGAGCGCCTTCGTCGCCGGACTCGCGGGCGCCCTGGGGCATACGCTCTTTGGTGTCGGAAAGCACGGCGGCGGCTGGCTCGACATCCAGTCGAAGATCAGCGGGGACACCGGCGTCGTGAAGACCCACCCGAACTGGGACGACGCCTGGAAGGGCGCGCGCGTCGAGTCCTACGGCCGCCTCGGTCGGACCGAATGGCCGATCTCGGACACCGTCCTCGGTGCGGGTCGGATCCGCGAGGCGAACTGGAAGATCGTGACCGGCGCCTTCGATCGTGGAATCAACTACATCGATACGGCGCCCGACTACTCCGTCGAAGGCAGCGAGCTCGCCGTCGGTCGCGCGCTGAAGGAGATTCCGCGCGACGAGGTGTTTCTGGCGACGAAGTTCTGCACGCCGATCGGTCATCTGCCGGCGGGGACTCCGGTCGAGAAATACAAGTCCGTCATCGAGGAGTCCCTCACGCGCATGGGCACGGACTACGTGGACCTCGTGCACATCCACTCCTGTGACGAGGTCGAGCGCCTGATGGACCCGAACGTCCACGAAGCCTTTGTTCGCCTCAAGGATGAGGGCAAGGCGCGTTTCCTCGGCGTCTCGACCCACACGCCGCGCCTCGAGCCGGTCGCGAACCAGGCGATCGATTCCGGTCGCTTCGACGTCATGATGCTCGCCTACCACCACGGGATCTGGCCCCACCTCGGATCGATCATCGACCGCGCCCACGACGAGCAGGACATGGGCATCGTCGCCATGAAGACGCTCAAGGGCGCGCGCCATCGGAACCTCGAGGATTTCCACGACGCGAACTCCTACGCCCAGGCCGCGCTCAAATGGGTGCACTCGAATCCGAAGGTCTCCTGCGCGGTGATTTCGTTCTTCGAGATGCAGCATCTCGACGAGTATCTCTTCGCTTCAGGCAAGCAGATCACGAACGAGGACCTCGCGATCCTCGAGCGCTACGACCGAGGCATCATCGGGTCGTACTGCGCCCCCCACTGCGGCGCTTGTCTCGACAGCTGCCCGGAAGGCGTGCCGATCGCCGACGTCCTGCGGCACCGCATGTACTTCGAGGACTACAAGGACGAGCGCAACGCGATGGAGCTCTACGCGAAGCTCCCCGTGAATGCGAGTGCCTGCGACGGCTGCTCGGCGCCGTGTCTCGGGTCGTGCCCGGTCGGGATCGACATCGCCGATCGCGTCCAGGGCGCGCACGAGCTGCTCACGTTCGGGGCGTAGACGTCGCTAGTCGGCTGCCGCGTTCATCGCGACCGCCAGCTCGAAGTCCAGAACCGTGATCCCGCCCGCATCGTGGGTCGTCAGGTCGACCTCGACCCGGTCGTAGACGTTCGACCATTCGGGGTGGTGATCCATCTTCTCGGCGACCAGGGCCACGCTCGCCATGAAGCCGAAGGCTTCGACGAAGTTCGCGAACCGGAAGGAGCGGTGGAGCTTGCCGTCCTCGAGGGACCAGCCCTCGAGATCCGCGAGCTTCGCCTCGATCTCGGGTGTTTCGAGCGCTTTCGGGCGAGCCACGCCGATCAGCTCTCGTCGCG
This window contains:
- a CDS encoding MaoC family dehydratase; the protein is MAEPLIIPDVASLPEYEGTDLGVTDWHEIDQTKIDAFAQATGDHQWIHVDPERAEAESPFGATVAHGYMTLALAPALLPEIVEVAKRSQIVNIGLDKVRLREPVKVGSRLRLGATVKNVRPMKGGTMRLALDVRFEVEGTKRPVCTGELVFLYFP
- a CDS encoding aldo/keto reductase; translation: MSTEESGSETTEAGKRRPWVMIAVGVSLVIGWATSGDLIYHSLIGLDSSFFPAGEWIQSTLAPGATKAVGGIVLGVVILLLLGGFFFVLSRREAPTRPDGRRAFLAGSAAGASAFVAGLAGALGHTLFGVGKHGGGWLDIQSKISGDTGVVKTHPNWDDAWKGARVESYGRLGRTEWPISDTVLGAGRIREANWKIVTGAFDRGINYIDTAPDYSVEGSELAVGRALKEIPRDEVFLATKFCTPIGHLPAGTPVEKYKSVIEESLTRMGTDYVDLVHIHSCDEVERLMDPNVHEAFVRLKDEGKARFLGVSTHTPRLEPVANQAIDSGRFDVMMLAYHHGIWPHLGSIIDRAHDEQDMGIVAMKTLKGARHRNLEDFHDANSYAQAALKWVHSNPKVSCAVISFFEMQHLDEYLFASGKQITNEDLAILERYDRGIIGSYCAPHCGACLDSCPEGVPIADVLRHRMYFEDYKDERNAMELYAKLPVNASACDGCSAPCLGSCPVGIDIADRVQGAHELLTFGA
- a CDS encoding 4a-hydroxytetrahydrobiopterin dehydratase, with the translated sequence MARPKALETPEIEAKLADLEGWSLEDGKLHRSFRFANFVEAFGFMASVALVAEKMDHHPEWSNVYDRVEVDLTTHDAGGITVLDFELAVAMNAAAD